In the genome of Stomoxys calcitrans chromosome 4, idStoCalc2.1, whole genome shotgun sequence, the window CCTACGCAATTTTACAACAGTCTATGATATCAGTTTGCAggatataaagagtgattttttagatTCAAGACTTTTCGTGTGTACCGCAACACATCAGTAAAGCAATAATTAATGTGTTTCTAGTGCCTAGAATTTGTCTAAGGTTGGCTTCGATTGTGCTGTTAGCAACCTGTTGGCTTGGCAAACATGACGAGCACACCTTCATCGGACAGTGAGGAGCAATATGATGCCTTGACCGAGGAGTTGCATAATATCCAATCGGTCATACATGTGACCAGGGAAAATATCGATGCTCTCAATGCTAGATTTGCCAATCTACAAGAGCCTCCACCCATGTATATTGCAGAGTATCAGGAGTTGACTTCAAAGCTACATGAGTTGGAGACCAAGGAATCAGAGCTGATAGAGCAGCTGAGTGCACAGCAGGAATTGGAGGAGAAAGAACAACATCAGAGAGAAGTAAATGAGTATGCTTTCCAGTCGCACTATCAAAATCAgcaacaaatacaacaacagTTGCTGGCCAGGCCGCCCTATGCTGCAAGCGACATGGTATGTATTTGACTTAATCCCTTTTTATTCCCGGTCTTAATCTAGCAAAACTTTACTTTCCTAGACCGATAGTTTAATATCCACTCAGAGCAATCAATATGGTGGTAGTCAGTGCAGTACACTAACACGGCAGCGAAAAGTATTAATGAGGGCCCACCTGCCCAACCAACAGAGAACCTCTGTGGAAGTTGTACCAGGCGTGCGACTGTGCGATGCTTTAATGAAAGCTTTGAAGTTGCGGCAATTGACGCCGGACATGTGCGAAGTAACAACTTCGGAAAACGGTCGCCATATCATTCCGTGGCATACTGACATTGCTACCATACAGGTGGACGAGATCTATGTAAGGTTATTGGATAAGTGTCCCATAATGACACATATTTCTCACCAGTTCATACGAAAAACATTCTTTTCCCTGGCCTTTTGTGAATGTTGTCGTCGACTTTTATTTACCGGGTTTTATTGCAATCAATGCAATTTTCGGTTTCATCAAAGATGTTATGACAAAGTGCCCACGCTGTGTCAACAATTTCCGGTGGATAGTTACTATCAGCGTTTGCTAGCACAAAATCCAGAGAATGCAGTAGGCATATTGCATCCTGGACGTGGTATGGTGGGAGATTATCAGGTAAGATAGTGCCATTTCATCTGTTGTATTTTCtttctaaaaatttgatttaaattagGCTCGCCATCCACGGTCTATAAGTCAACAGGATCGTTCAAATTCAGCTCCCAATGTTTGCTACAATAACATCAAACCCTTAACCGAGGCCCAATGCAAATTAATGCAAGCTCATGGCCCGTTACAAAATGCTGGTGACCATTCCAATTCAACGCAGGCTTCACCCACCAGCACGctcaaacatgtaaaaagggAAAGAGCCAGGTCAGCAGATGAGAGCAATAAAAACTTGTTGTCTTCCAATAGATCCTCGGAggaaaattgggtaaataccagtTACTAAGGTTTTTGAGAATCGGCTaatttttgtattcttttttaGAACATACAAGCAGAAGA includes:
- the LOC106083012 gene encoding raf homolog serine/threonine-protein kinase Raf, producing MTSTPSSDSEEQYDALTEELHNIQSVIHVTRENIDALNARFANLQEPPPMYIAEYQELTSKLHELETKESELIEQLSAQQELEEKEQHQREVNEYAFQSHYQNQQQIQQQLLARPPYAASDMTDSLISTQSNQYGGSQCSTLTRQRKVLMRAHLPNQQRTSVEVVPGVRLCDALMKALKLRQLTPDMCEVTTSENGRHIIPWHTDIATIQVDEIYVRLLDKCPIMTHISHQFIRKTFFSLAFCECCRRLLFTGFYCNQCNFRFHQRCYDKVPTLCQQFPVDSYYQRLLAQNPENAVGILHPGRGMVGDYQARHPRSISQQDRSNSAPNVCYNNIKPLTEAQCKLMQAHGPLQNAGDHSNSTQASPTSTLKHVKRERARSADESNKNLLSSNRSSEENWNIQAEEILIGPRIGSGSFGTVYKAHWHGPVAVKTLNVKTPSLAQLQAFKNEVAMLKKTRHCNILLFMGCVSKPSLAIVTQWCEGSSLYKHIHVKETKFKLKTLIDIGRQVAQGMDYLHAKNIIHRDLKSNNIFLQDEYSVKIGDFGLATAKTRWSGEKQANQPTGSILWMAPEVIRMQEQNPYSFQSDVYAFGIVLYELLAECLPYSNINNKDQILFMVGRGLLKPDMTRIRSDAPQDLKRLTVDCIKYDRNERPLFRLNLNMLEYIWRTLPKLHRSASDSTLTQTQLHHDDFLYSCPSPKTPVNFQFYHSAGNI